The following coding sequences are from one Paracoccus alcaliphilus window:
- a CDS encoding 3-hydroxybutyrate dehydrogenase, whose amino-acid sequence MFKKFLTGKTAIVTGSNSGIGLGVAHQLARAGADLVLNSFTDRDEDHALATELATEHGVTVRYIKADMSRGDECRSLIEQAGACDILVNNAGIQHVAPIPDFPVEKWDAIIAINLSSAFHTTAVALPLMRKAGWGRVINIASAHGLTASPFKSAYVAAKHGVVGFTKVTALETAREPITCNAICPGYVLTPLVEAQIPDTMKEYGMSRDEVIEKVMLERQPSKEFVTVEQLGDMAVFLCSDAGAQITGTTLSADGGWTAL is encoded by the coding sequence ATGTTCAAGAAATTCCTGACCGGAAAAACGGCCATCGTGACTGGATCGAATTCTGGTATCGGCCTGGGGGTGGCGCATCAGCTGGCCCGCGCGGGCGCCGATCTGGTGCTGAACAGCTTTACCGATCGTGACGAGGATCACGCGCTGGCCACCGAGCTGGCAACCGAGCACGGCGTGACGGTGCGCTATATCAAGGCCGACATGTCCAGGGGGGATGAATGCCGCTCGCTGATCGAACAGGCGGGGGCCTGCGATATTCTGGTCAACAACGCCGGTATCCAGCACGTCGCCCCGATCCCGGATTTCCCGGTCGAGAAATGGGACGCGATCATCGCGATCAACCTGTCCTCGGCCTTCCACACCACCGCCGTCGCGCTGCCCTTGATGCGCAAGGCGGGCTGGGGGCGGGTGATCAATATCGCCTCGGCGCACGGTCTGACCGCCAGCCCGTTCAAATCGGCCTATGTCGCGGCCAAGCACGGGGTGGTGGGGTTCACCAAGGTGACCGCGCTGGAAACCGCGCGCGAGCCGATCACCTGCAACGCGATCTGCCCGGGCTATGTCCTGACCCCGCTGGTCGAGGCGCAGATCCCCGACACCATGAAGGAATACGGCATGAGCCGCGACGAGGTGATCGAGAAGGTCATGCTGGAGCGGCAGCCATCCAAGGAGTTCGTCACCGTCGAGCAACTGGGCGACATGGCGGTCTTTCTGTGCAGCGACGCGGGTGCCCAGATCACCGGCACGACGCTGAGCGCGGATGGCGGATGGACGGCGCTGTAG
- a CDS encoding extracellular solute-binding protein produces the protein MRIFKIPNKCAIWRGFSRVAAVVFTVAAMPLATLAEPAHGIAMYGEPALPEGFESLPYANPQAPKGGTIRLAESGVFDSLKPWVLKGNPVWPILFQPGLVTESLMYRSLDEPFTLYGLLAETVETDAERRWVEFTLRPEARFSDGSPVTVEDVIWSYETLGTQGHPRYHGAWSKVERIEQTAKRSVRLTFNTLDRELVMLMGMRPILQKAQWEGKDFTQSGLEVPIGTGPYVIDRVDTGRSISFRRNPEYWGKDLAVSRGLHNFDVIRFDYFGDSNAMFEAFKAGEIDVWRELSPLKWETEFNFPRATSGAVVQSEIPNQRPSGIVGLVMNTRNPLFSDWRVRQAMIEAFNFQFINNTLNGGADPRITSYFSNSELGMQPGPAEGRERELLEPFASDLPPGTLEGYALPEGSDRALDRAGLRRALDLLEQAGWTVQDGRLADADGRPFAFEIMLNQSGSAMRTASETQQIVDIFDQALKRLGIAARITRLDAAQFIERTNNFQFDMTWYERGLSLSPGNEQLLYWGADGVDQPGSRNWMGMNSPAAEAMIEAMLNTDDDQDFAAAVRALDRVLTAGRYVIPVSFSANSRLAHSSRLHYPDRKTLYGDWPGFMPETWWQEAEK, from the coding sequence ATGCGAATCTTCAAAATCCCTAACAAATGCGCGATCTGGCGGGGATTTTCCCGGGTGGCTGCCGTCGTTTTCACTGTTGCAGCAATGCCGCTGGCAACCCTCGCCGAGCCGGCCCATGGCATTGCTATGTATGGAGAACCTGCCCTGCCCGAAGGCTTCGAATCGCTGCCTTACGCGAATCCGCAGGCACCGAAGGGCGGGACGATTCGCCTCGCGGAATCGGGGGTTTTCGACTCGCTGAAGCCCTGGGTGCTGAAGGGAAACCCGGTCTGGCCGATTCTTTTTCAGCCCGGGCTGGTGACCGAGTCGCTGATGTATCGCTCATTGGATGAGCCGTTCACTCTTTATGGTCTGCTGGCCGAAACCGTCGAGACCGATGCCGAGCGCCGCTGGGTCGAGTTCACCCTGCGCCCCGAGGCGCGGTTTTCCGATGGCAGCCCGGTCACGGTCGAGGACGTGATCTGGTCATACGAGACGCTGGGGACGCAGGGGCATCCGCGCTATCACGGCGCATGGTCCAAGGTGGAGCGGATCGAGCAGACCGCAAAGCGCAGCGTCCGGCTGACCTTCAACACTCTTGACCGGGAACTGGTGATGCTGATGGGGATGCGCCCGATCCTGCAAAAGGCGCAATGGGAGGGCAAGGATTTCACCCAGTCCGGGCTGGAGGTACCGATCGGCACTGGCCCCTATGTCATCGACCGGGTGGATACCGGCCGCTCGATCAGCTTTCGCCGCAATCCCGAATATTGGGGCAAGGATCTGGCGGTCAGTCGCGGGCTGCATAATTTCGACGTGATCCGCTTTGACTATTTCGGCGATTCAAATGCCATGTTCGAGGCATTCAAGGCCGGTGAGATCGACGTCTGGCGCGAATTGTCGCCGCTGAAATGGGAAACCGAGTTCAATTTTCCGCGCGCAACCAGTGGCGCGGTGGTCCAGTCGGAGATTCCCAACCAGCGGCCATCGGGAATCGTCGGGCTGGTGATGAACACCCGCAACCCGCTGTTCTCGGATTGGCGGGTTCGGCAGGCGATGATCGAGGCGTTCAATTTCCAGTTCATAAACAATACATTGAACGGTGGCGCCGATCCTCGGATCACCTCATACTTCTCGAATTCCGAGCTGGGAATGCAGCCCGGACCGGCTGAAGGACGCGAGCGGGAACTGCTGGAACCCTTCGCCAGCGACCTGCCGCCGGGCACGCTGGAAGGCTATGCCCTGCCCGAGGGCAGCGACCGGGCGCTGGACCGCGCCGGGCTGCGCCGCGCGCTCGATCTGCTGGAGCAGGCTGGCTGGACGGTGCAGGACGGGCGGCTGGCCGATGCCGATGGCCGCCCCTTCGCATTCGAGATCATGCTGAACCAGTCCGGCTCGGCCATGCGCACCGCGTCCGAGACGCAGCAGATCGTCGATATCTTCGATCAGGCCCTGAAACGGCTGGGTATCGCCGCCCGTATCACCCGGCTGGACGCCGCGCAATTCATTGAAAGAACGAATAATTTCCAGTTCGACATGACATGGTATGAACGCGGATTGTCGCTGTCGCCGGGCAATGAGCAACTGCTCTATTGGGGCGCGGACGGTGTCGATCAGCCGGGCAGCAGAAACTGGATGGGAATGAACAGCCCCGCCGCCGAGGCGATGATCGAGGCGATGCTGAACACCGATGACGATCAGGATTTCGCGGCGGCGGTGCGGGCGCTGGACCGGGTGCTGACGGCCGGGCGCTATGTGATCCCGGTCAGCTTCTCTGCAAACTCGCGTCTGGCCCATTCGTCGCGCCTGCATTATCCTGATCGCAAAACACTGTATGGCGACTGGCCGGGATTCATGCCCGAGACCTGGTGGCAGGAGGCAGAAAAATGA
- a CDS encoding cation diffusion facilitator family transporter: MSPTVRIAIGSIFIGILVLGLKGLAWWLTGSVALLSDALESTVNVATAIAALVAIRVAAKPADRGHPYGHHKAEFFSAVLEGVMIIIAALLIMREAWHGLVAPQVIEAPVLGLLINGGAGAINAVWASVLISRGRALKSPALTADGHHLMTDVWSSVGVIAGVILAVVTGWTILDPILAGLVGLNILWQGWKVTANSLSGLMDEAVEDGTLQRIRDIITDRGTGAIQAHDLRTRHAGAVTFIDFHLVVDGQTTVDDAHEICDRIEQSLKAILPEAQITIHVEPEHMAKHSGILVL, encoded by the coding sequence ATGTCTCCGACCGTCCGCATTGCCATCGGCAGCATCTTCATCGGGATTCTGGTCCTGGGGCTGAAGGGGCTGGCCTGGTGGCTGACGGGTTCGGTCGCGCTGTTGTCGGATGCGCTGGAAAGCACGGTGAACGTGGCCACGGCCATCGCCGCGCTGGTCGCCATCCGGGTGGCCGCCAAGCCCGCCGACCGCGGCCATCCTTACGGCCATCACAAGGCCGAATTCTTCAGCGCCGTGCTGGAGGGGGTGATGATCATCATCGCCGCCCTGCTGATCATGCGCGAGGCATGGCACGGGCTGGTGGCGCCGCAGGTGATCGAGGCGCCGGTGCTGGGCCTGCTGATCAATGGCGGCGCGGGCGCGATCAATGCGGTCTGGGCCAGCGTGCTGATCTCTCGCGGGCGGGCGCTGAAATCGCCGGCGCTGACGGCGGACGGGCATCACCTGATGACGGATGTATGGTCCTCGGTCGGGGTGATCGCCGGGGTCATTCTGGCGGTGGTGACGGGCTGGACGATTCTGGACCCGATCCTTGCCGGGCTGGTCGGGCTGAACATCCTGTGGCAGGGCTGGAAGGTGACGGCCAATTCACTCAGCGGATTGATGGACGAGGCGGTCGAGGACGGCACCCTGCAACGCATCCGCGACATCATCACGGATCGCGGCACCGGCGCGATACAGGCCCACGACCTGCGCACCCGTCATGCCGGGGCGGTGACCTTCATCGACTTCCATCTGGTGGTGGACGGCCAGACCACCGTGGACGACGCCCACGAGATCTGCGACCGGATCGAGCAATCGCTGAAGGCGATCCTGCCCGAAGCCCAGATCACCATCCATGTCGAGCCTGAACACATGGCCAAGCATTCCGGCATTCTGGTGCTCTAG
- the xth gene encoding exodeoxyribonuclease III: MKIATFNINGVKARIAALSDWLAGANADVVVLQEIKSVDEGFPREYLEDLGWTVETHGQKGFNGVAILSRLPLEDVTRGLPGDDADEQARYIEATVIGSRAVRIAGLYLPNGNPAPGPKYDYKLSWMERLRLRAAELLASEMPVVMLGDYNIIPQPRDAANPANWVEDALFLPESRAAFRRILHQGWSDAIRLHDPYATRGPFTFWDYQGGAWKRDDGIRIDHLLLSPQAADLLVESEIDKEARAGEKPSDHVPVWVRLDA, translated from the coding sequence ATGAAGATCGCGACATTCAACATCAATGGCGTCAAGGCCCGGATCGCGGCGCTGAGCGACTGGCTGGCAGGTGCGAATGCCGATGTCGTGGTCCTGCAAGAGATCAAATCCGTCGATGAGGGCTTTCCCCGCGAATACCTTGAGGATCTGGGCTGGACGGTCGAGACTCACGGCCAGAAGGGCTTCAACGGCGTGGCCATCCTGTCGCGTCTGCCGCTGGAGGATGTGACGCGCGGTCTGCCGGGCGACGATGCCGACGAACAGGCCCGCTATATCGAGGCGACGGTGATCGGGTCGCGCGCGGTGCGGATCGCGGGGCTTTACCTGCCCAACGGCAACCCGGCGCCGGGGCCAAAGTACGATTACAAGTTGTCATGGATGGAGCGGTTGCGCCTGCGCGCCGCTGAACTGCTGGCCAGCGAGATGCCGGTGGTCATGCTGGGCGATTACAACATCATCCCGCAGCCGCGCGACGCGGCCAATCCGGCGAACTGGGTCGAGGATGCGCTGTTTCTGCCCGAAAGCCGCGCTGCGTTCCGCCGCATCCTGCATCAGGGCTGGTCCGACGCGATCCGCCTGCACGACCCCTATGCGACGCGCGGGCCGTTCACCTTCTGGGATTATCAGGGCGGCGCGTGGAAGCGTGACGACGGCATCCGCATCGACCATCTGCTGCTGTCGCCGCAGGCCGCCGACCTGCTGGTGGAATCCGAGATCGACAAGGAAGCCCGCGCGGGCGAGAAACCCAGCGATCACGTCCCGGTCTGGGTGCGGCTGGATGCCTGA
- a CDS encoding HesB/IscA family protein → MNLPPKVTERAFARLAEINDGSDTRPLRVAVSGGGCSGFQYEIRLDQAEDDDLVLESAGQRVVVDPVSLPYLAGAVIDFTDELIGARFVIDNPNASSSCGCGTSFSM, encoded by the coding sequence ATGAACTTGCCTCCGAAAGTGACCGAACGCGCCTTCGCGCGCCTGGCCGAGATCAATGACGGGTCCGATACCCGCCCGCTGCGTGTGGCGGTGTCGGGTGGCGGCTGTTCGGGTTTCCAGTATGAAATCCGGCTGGATCAGGCCGAGGATGACGATCTGGTGCTGGAAAGCGCCGGTCAGCGGGTCGTGGTCGATCCGGTCTCGCTGCCCTATCTGGCGGGCGCGGTGATCGATTTCACCGACGAACTGATCGGCGCGCGTTTCGTGATCGACAACCCCAATGCCAGCTCCAGCTGCGGCTGCGGAACCTCTTTCTCGATGTGA
- a CDS encoding deoxyguanosinetriphosphate triphosphohydrolase, which yields MTAPYACQPELSRGRLSSEQLSTFRSPWQRDRDRIIHSSAFRRLKHKTQVFVEHDGEAYRGDYYRTRLTHTIEVAQVARTIAGALDLNTDLAEAVALAHDLGHPPFGHTGEDALAALMEPYGGFDHNAQALRIVTRLERHYADFDGLNLTWETLEGIAKHNGRVLERDAMGDPVPAPLPYALAEVNGLWNLELHTNASAEAQVAAVADDVAYNHHDLHDGLRAELFTEEELAELPVIGPAFAEVDRLHPGLDRMRRRHEALRRVFGVMVEDVIAVAQNRLTGLQPQSVDEIRDMDGPIIRFSKPLYQNIKAIKSFLFTRMYRAPSVVVERRSVTAMLNRMFPLYLNAPANMPDQWRATAEAAADETQRARVVLDYVAGMTDRYAIAEHQRLFGDRPAA from the coding sequence ATGACCGCGCCCTATGCCTGCCAGCCCGAACTCAGCCGGGGACGCCTGTCCTCCGAGCAATTGTCCACCTTTCGCAGCCCGTGGCAGCGCGACCGCGACCGGATCATCCATTCCAGCGCCTTCCGGCGGCTGAAGCACAAGACGCAGGTCTTTGTCGAACATGATGGAGAGGCCTATCGCGGCGATTATTACCGCACCCGTCTGACCCACACGATCGAGGTGGCGCAGGTCGCCCGCACCATCGCAGGCGCCCTGGACCTGAACACCGATCTGGCCGAGGCCGTGGCGCTGGCCCATGATCTTGGCCACCCGCCCTTCGGCCATACCGGAGAGGACGCGCTGGCAGCCCTGATGGAACCCTATGGCGGTTTCGACCACAACGCGCAGGCGCTGCGCATCGTGACCCGGCTGGAACGCCATTACGCCGATTTCGACGGGCTGAACCTGACATGGGAAACGCTGGAAGGCATCGCCAAGCATAATGGCAGGGTGCTGGAGCGTGACGCGATGGGCGACCCGGTGCCCGCCCCCCTGCCCTATGCGCTGGCCGAGGTGAACGGGCTGTGGAATCTGGAACTGCACACCAATGCCAGCGCCGAGGCGCAGGTGGCGGCGGTGGCCGACGACGTGGCCTATAACCACCACGATCTGCATGACGGGCTGCGCGCCGAACTGTTCACCGAAGAGGAACTGGCCGAACTGCCGGTGATCGGTCCCGCCTTCGCCGAGGTGGACCGGCTGCATCCCGGTCTGGACCGGATGCGCCGCCGCCACGAGGCGCTGCGCCGCGTCTTTGGCGTCATGGTCGAGGATGTGATCGCCGTCGCCCAGAACCGACTGACCGGGTTGCAGCCGCAATCCGTGGACGAGATCCGCGACATGGACGGCCCGATCATCCGCTTCTCGAAACCGCTGTATCAGAACATCAAGGCGATCAAGTCCTTCCTGTTCACGCGGATGTATCGCGCGCCCTCGGTCGTGGTCGAACGGCGCAGCGTCACGGCGATGCTGAACCGGATGTTCCCGCTTTACCTGAACGCGCCGGCCAATATGCCCGACCAGTGGCGCGCCACCGCCGAGGCCGCCGCGGACGAAACCCAGCGCGCCCGGGTGGTGCTGGACTATGTCGCCGGCATGACCGACCGTTACGCCATCGCCGAACATCAGCGGCTGTTCGGCGATCGGCCCGCCGCGTAA
- a CDS encoding superoxide dismutase family protein, whose protein sequence is MNKYLIAFSLALAPALASAQDSTASFVDTEGSEVGTAQIQPTPNGVLFTVEVTGLPAEQWVGFHIHETGECDAATHHDSAGGHFNPGDVEHGYLSETGPHAGDMPNIWVDASGTARAQVLNTLVSAEGDNAISGRALMIHAGADDYASQPTGDAGDRLACAVIE, encoded by the coding sequence ATGAACAAATATCTCATCGCATTTTCGCTGGCGCTTGCCCCCGCTTTGGCTTCGGCGCAGGACAGCACCGCCAGTTTTGTCGATACCGAAGGCAGCGAGGTCGGCACCGCGCAGATCCAGCCCACCCCGAACGGCGTTCTGTTCACCGTCGAGGTCACCGGCCTGCCCGCCGAGCAATGGGTGGGGTTCCATATCCACGAAACCGGGGAATGCGACGCCGCAACCCATCACGATTCAGCGGGCGGGCATTTCAACCCCGGCGATGTCGAACATGGCTATCTGTCGGAAACCGGCCCTCATGCCGGTGACATGCCCAATATCTGGGTGGATGCCAGCGGCACGGCTCGGGCTCAGGTGCTGAACACCCTCGTCTCAGCCGAGGGCGACAATGCCATCAGCGGGCGCGCGCTGATGATCCATGCGGGCGCCGACGATTATGCCAGCCAGCCGACCGGCGATGCCGGTGACCGTCTGGCCTGCGCCGTGATCGAATGA
- a CDS encoding mannose-1-phosphate guanylyltransferase/mannose-6-phosphate isomerase codes for MTKITPVLMAGGSGTRLWPVSRKSFPKQFAQLVGEETLFQASARRLSGEGFGDPVVMTNADFRFIVAEQLDQIGITPQAIVIEPLGRNTAPAILAAALMEGADDPDRLLLVAPSDHVIPDAAAFARAVQAGAGPARQGRIVTFGITPTRPETGYGYLELAGQGEGPQPLARFVEKPDATRAQQMLEQGNFLWNAGIFLFSARSMIEAFRAHASAYIDPVQAAIDGAHTDLGFLRLARAPWEGLGNESIDYAVMEKADNLTVVRFSDHWSDLGGWDAVWREQLGDEATGIVADGRSTAIDCRNVLLRSDSEDLQIVGIGLDDMMVVATSDAVLVAGMDRAQEVRQAVTALKKKGRKQAESFPRDHRPWGWFETLALADRFQVKRIVVKPGAALSLQSHVHRSEHWIVVSGTARVTVDETVTLVTENQSIYVPLGAVHRMENPGKVPMVLIEVQTGSYLGEDDIIRYEDVYARDSRD; via the coding sequence ATGACGAAAATCACTCCGGTGCTGATGGCGGGCGGTTCGGGCACCCGGCTGTGGCCGGTCTCGCGCAAAAGCTTTCCCAAGCAATTCGCGCAGCTTGTGGGCGAAGAGACGCTGTTTCAGGCCTCGGCCCGGCGGCTGTCGGGCGAGGGTTTCGGCGATCCGGTGGTGATGACCAATGCCGATTTCCGTTTCATCGTGGCCGAGCAGCTGGACCAGATCGGCATCACCCCGCAGGCCATCGTGATCGAGCCTCTGGGGCGCAATACCGCCCCCGCCATTCTGGCCGCCGCGCTGATGGAGGGGGCGGACGACCCCGACCGGCTGCTGCTGGTTGCGCCCTCGGATCATGTGATCCCCGATGCGGCGGCCTTCGCCCGCGCCGTTCAGGCGGGTGCCGGGCCCGCGCGTCAGGGCCGCATCGTGACCTTCGGCATCACCCCCACGCGCCCCGAAACCGGCTATGGCTATCTGGAGCTGGCCGGGCAGGGCGAGGGGCCGCAGCCGCTGGCGCGTTTCGTCGAAAAGCCCGATGCGACCCGCGCGCAGCAGATGCTGGAACAGGGCAATTTCCTGTGGAATGCGGGCATCTTCCTGTTCTCTGCCCGCAGCATGATCGAGGCGTTCCGCGCCCATGCCTCGGCCTATATCGACCCGGTGCAGGCCGCCATCGACGGCGCCCATACCGATCTGGGCTTTCTGCGTCTGGCCCGCGCCCCGTGGGAGGGGCTGGGCAATGAATCCATCGACTATGCGGTGATGGAAAAGGCCGACAATCTGACCGTGGTGCGGTTTTCCGATCACTGGTCGGATCTGGGCGGCTGGGATGCCGTCTGGCGCGAACAGTTGGGCGACGAGGCCACCGGCATCGTCGCGGACGGGCGCTCGACCGCGATCGACTGCCGCAATGTGCTGCTGCGTTCCGACAGCGAGGATTTGCAGATCGTCGGCATCGGGCTGGATGACATGATGGTCGTGGCCACCAGCGATGCGGTTCTGGTCGCCGGGATGGACCGCGCGCAAGAGGTGCGTCAGGCCGTCACCGCGCTGAAGAAGAAGGGCCGCAAGCAGGCCGAAAGCTTTCCCCGCGATCACCGTCCCTGGGGCTGGTTCGAGACGCTGGCGCTGGCCGACCGCTTTCAGGTCAAGCGGATCGTGGTCAAGCCGGGCGCGGCGCTGTCGCTGCAAAGCCATGTCCACCGCTCGGAACACTGGATCGTGGTGTCGGGCACGGCGCGGGTGACGGTGGATGAAACGGTGACGCTGGTGACGGAAAACCAGTCGATCTATGTGCCGCTTGGCGCGGTGCATCGGATGGAAAACCCCGGCAAGGTGCCGATGGTGCTGATCGAGGTGCAGACGGGTTCCTATCTGGGCGAGGATGACATCATCCGATACGAGGATGTCTATGCCCGCGACAGCCGCGACTGA
- a CDS encoding OsmC family protein has translation MITREGSAHWEGGLKDGEGRVSTQSGALTDQPYGFRNRFEDAPGTNPEELIGAAHAACFSMALSMMLEQAGITGTVVDTRSAISMDKDGDGFTITRAHLTTTIRGDGDRAQIEELAQKAKDGCPVSKLLNAEVTMDATVG, from the coding sequence ATGATTACCCGTGAAGGTTCGGCGCATTGGGAAGGCGGGCTGAAGGATGGCGAGGGCCGGGTTTCGACCCAATCCGGCGCCCTGACCGATCAGCCCTATGGATTCCGCAACAGGTTCGAGGATGCCCCCGGCACCAATCCCGAGGAACTGATCGGCGCGGCCCATGCCGCCTGCTTTTCCATGGCCCTGTCGATGATGCTGGAACAGGCCGGGATCACCGGCACCGTGGTCGATACCCGCTCGGCCATCTCGATGGACAAGGACGGCGACGGTTTCACCATCACCAGGGCGCATCTGACCACCACGATCCGCGGCGATGGCGACCGCGCGCAGATCGAGGAACTGGCGCAGAAGGCCAAGGACGGCTGCCCGGTCTCGAAGCTTCTGAATGCGGAAGTGACCATGGATGCGACCGTCGGCTGA
- a CDS encoding transglutaminase-like domain-containing protein, translated as MLIRIGHEFIIEAEQPTLLVCLVTPHIARHNDFTGPEIVETTPQVPVYSWFDGFGNICRRMMAPAGRFVLRGDVTLSDDGLPDPMDESATEWPVEALPDAVLPFLSGSRYVETDLLSQQAWDLFGNTPPGWGRVQRVVDHVHNHIRFDYQQACATRTAQGANREAVGVCRDFAHLALGFLRALNIPARYVNGYVGDIGVPAVPDPMDFAAWIEVFIGGRWFTFDPRNNQRRIGRVVVARGRDAVDVPLLNSFGPHRLDSFTVWCHPVDAQGNELDGMQFAPDAA; from the coding sequence ATGCTGATCCGCATCGGGCACGAATTCATCATCGAGGCGGAACAGCCGACCCTGCTGGTCTGCCTCGTCACCCCTCATATCGCCCGGCACAATGATTTCACCGGGCCAGAGATTGTCGAGACCACGCCGCAAGTGCCGGTCTACAGCTGGTTCGACGGGTTCGGGAACATCTGCCGCCGCATGATGGCCCCGGCGGGGCGGTTCGTTCTGCGCGGCGATGTCACGCTAAGCGATGACGGCCTGCCCGACCCGATGGATGAAAGCGCCACCGAATGGCCGGTCGAGGCGCTGCCGGATGCGGTGCTGCCCTTTCTCAGCGGTTCGCGCTATGTCGAGACGGACCTGCTCAGCCAGCAGGCATGGGACCTGTTCGGCAACACTCCGCCCGGCTGGGGCCGGGTGCAGCGGGTGGTCGATCACGTCCACAACCACATCCGTTTCGACTACCAGCAGGCCTGCGCGACCCGCACCGCCCAGGGGGCCAATCGCGAAGCCGTCGGCGTCTGCCGCGATTTCGCCCATCTGGCGCTGGGGTTCCTCAGGGCGCTGAATATCCCGGCGCGCTATGTCAACGGCTATGTCGGCGATATCGGCGTGCCGGCCGTGCCCGATCCGATGGATTTCGCGGCATGGATCGAGGTGTTCATCGGCGGGCGCTGGTTCACCTTCGATCCGCGCAACAATCAGCGCCGGATCGGCCGGGTCGTGGTGGCGCGTGGGCGCGATGCGGTCGATGTGCCGCTGCTGAACAGCTTTGGCCCGCACCGGCTGGACAGCTTTACCGTCTGGTGCCACCCCGTCGATGCGCAGGGAAACGAGCTGGACGGGATGCAGTTCGCCCCGGATGCCGCCTGA
- a CDS encoding peptide chain release factor 3, which produces MENRPDLPPEIARRRTFAIIAHPDAGKTTLTEKFLLYGGAIQMAGQVRAKGEARRTRSDFMKMEQDRGISVSASAMSFDFGEYRFNLVDTPGHSDFSEDTYRTLTAVDAAIMVIDGAKGVESQTRKLFEVCRLRDLPILTFCNKMDREARDTFEIIDEIQENLAIDVAPASWPIGSGREFIGCYDMLHDRLELMDRADRNKVAQTVSISGLDDPKLAEHLPADLLAKLREEVEMARELLPAFDRNSFLEGHMTPIWFGSAINSFGVRELMGGISEYGPMPQPQMAASRQIAPEEKPVTGFVFKVQANMDPKHRDRVAFVRLASGHFARGMKLTHVRSKKPMAVTNPVLFLAADRELAEEAWAGDIIGIPNHGQLRIGDALTEGEGLRFTGIPSFAPELLQTVRATDPMKAKHLEKALMQFAEEGAAKVFKPMIGSGFIVGVVGALQFEVLASRIGLEYGIPVRFEGSQFTSARWVAGPKDKVDAFAETNKGHLAQDHDGDLVYLTRLQWDIDRIERDHPDLKLTATKEMMV; this is translated from the coding sequence ATGGAAAACCGCCCCGATCTGCCCCCCGAAATCGCCCGCCGCCGGACCTTCGCGATCATCGCGCATCCCGACGCGGGCAAGACCACGCTGACCGAAAAGTTCCTGCTGTATGGCGGCGCCATCCAGATGGCCGGTCAGGTCCGCGCCAAGGGCGAGGCGCGGCGCACCCGTTCCGACTTCATGAAGATGGAGCAGGACCGGGGCATTTCGGTTTCGGCCTCGGCCATGAGCTTCGATTTCGGGGAATATCGCTTCAATCTGGTGGACACGCCGGGCCACAGCGATTTTTCCGAAGACACCTATCGCACGCTGACCGCCGTCGATGCCGCGATCATGGTGATCGACGGGGCCAAGGGCGTCGAATCGCAGACCCGCAAACTGTTCGAGGTCTGCCGGCTGCGCGATCTGCCGATCCTGACCTTCTGCAACAAGATGGACCGCGAGGCCCGCGACACCTTCGAGATCATCGACGAAATTCAGGAAAACCTTGCCATCGACGTGGCGCCTGCCAGCTGGCCGATCGGGTCGGGCCGTGAATTCATCGGCTGCTATGACATGCTGCATGACCGGCTGGAACTGATGGACCGCGCCGACCGCAACAAGGTGGCCCAGACGGTCAGCATCTCGGGGCTGGACGATCCGAAACTGGCCGAACATCTGCCCGCCGACCTGCTGGCGAAGCTGCGCGAAGAGGTCGAGATGGCGCGCGAATTGCTGCCCGCCTTCGACCGCAATTCCTTTCTGGAAGGGCATATGACCCCGATCTGGTTCGGCAGCGCCATCAACAGCTTTGGCGTGCGCGAATTGATGGGCGGGATCAGCGAATACGGCCCCATGCCGCAGCCGCAGATGGCCGCCTCCCGGCAGATCGCGCCCGAGGAAAAGCCCGTCACCGGCTTCGTCTTCAAGGTGCAGGCGAACATGGACCCCAAGCACCGCGACCGGGTGGCCTTCGTGCGCCTTGCCAGCGGCCATTTCGCGCGCGGCATGAAGCTGACCCATGTGCGCAGTAAAAAACCGATGGCGGTGACCAACCCGGTGCTGTTTCTGGCCGCCGACCGCGAACTGGCCGAGGAAGCATGGGCGGGCGACATCATCGGCATTCCGAACCACGGCCAGTTGCGCATCGGTGACGCGCTGACCGAGGGCGAGGGGCTGCGCTTTACCGGCATCCCCTCTTTCGCGCCGGAACTGTTGCAGACGGTGCGGGCCACCGATCCGATGAAGGCCAAGCATCTGGAAAAGGCGCTGATGCAATTCGCCGAGGAAGGCGCGGCCAAGGTGTTCAAGCCGATGATCGGTTCGGGCTTTATCGTCGGCGTCGTCGGCGCGCTGCAATTCGAGGTGCTGGCCAGCCGGATCGGGCTGGAATACGGCATCCCGGTGCGGTTCGAGGGCTCTCAGTTCACCAGCGCCCGCTGGGTGGCGGGGCCGAAGGACAAGGTGGATGCCTTTGCCGAGACCAACAAGGGCCATCTGGCGCAGGACCATGACGGCGATCTGGTCTATCTGACCCGCCTGCAATGGGACATCGACCGGATCGAGCGCGACCACCCCGACCTGAAACTGACCGCCACCAAGGAAATGATGGTCTGA